One Trichosurus vulpecula isolate mTriVul1 chromosome 7, mTriVul1.pri, whole genome shotgun sequence genomic region harbors:
- the LOC118858036 gene encoding peptidyl-prolyl cis-trans isomerase A-like, translated as MRKTKVVRICVLFRASVAMANPNMYFQIAFDNRPLGRITFELFADKIPKTAENFHAVSTGERRFGYEGSCFHRNIPEFMCQGGDFICHNGTGVKSTYGEKFADENFILKHTGPGILSMANAGPNTNGSWFFICTAKTDRSDGKHMVFGQVKEGMNIVEAMEHFCSRGGKTSNKITIADCGQLS; from the exons atgaggaaaaccaaGGTGGTGAGAATATGTGTCTTGTTTAGG GCATCTGTGGCCATGGCCAACCCCAACATGTACTTCCAGATTGCCTTTGATAACAGGCCCCTGGGCCGGattacttttgagctctttgcaGACAAGATTCCAAAGACAGCAGAAAACTTCCATGCTGTGAGCACCGGAGAGAGGCGATTTGGTTACGAGGGATCCTGCTTCCACAGAAACATTCCTGAGTTCATGTGCCAGGGTGGTGATTTCATATGCCATAATGGCACTGGTGTCAAGTCCACCTATGGGGAGAAATTCGCTGATGAGAATTTCATCCTGAAGCATACTGGTCCTGGCATCTTGTCCATGGCAAATGCTGGACCCAACACAAATGGCTCCTGGTTTTTCATCTGTACTGCTAAGACTGATAGGTCGGATGGCAAGCATATGGTCTTTGGCCAAGTGAAAGAAGGCATGAACATTGTGGAAGCCATGGAGCATTTCTGTTCTCGGGGTggcaagaccagcaacaagattACTATCGCTGACTGCGGACAGCTCTCCTAA